Proteins co-encoded in one Arachis hypogaea cultivar Tifrunner chromosome 11, arahy.Tifrunner.gnm2.J5K5, whole genome shotgun sequence genomic window:
- the LOC112719768 gene encoding microtubule-associated protein TORTIFOLIA1, giving the protein MSSQTHTRTSKPTTKPSQQQHSSSKTPQSHSHSSSTPSTTTTNASSLSTHLAMVELKQRILTSISKLSDRDTHQIAIEDLEKTILTLSPESIPMILNSLYDAASADPKPAVKKDSLRLLTFVCASHPDAAVPHLTKILAAVVRRLKDADSGIREACREAVGALAAQYLRGGSNGNGNGGGDNGAGAGSVVALFVRPLFEAMGEQNKGVQAGAAACLAKMVESAGGDGGGGGALVPAFQKICPRICKLLGSPNFLAKAAILPVVSSLSQVGAITPQSLEHLLPSIHDCLTSTDWATRKAAADALSSLALHSRGLVADGAASTVAVLEDCRFDKIKPVRDSMTEALQLWKNIAGKGDGSPDDSKPVSGDGDKSSASPLPETSAKLNLGDRKIDPSAKESPAGTSDVDSTGKAKAAGISEKAVVILKKKAPALSDKELNPEFFQKLERRGSDDLPVEVVLPRRGLNSSSSNNEEESGANAKDSKERNIPNHMLDRGNDRNSKQHSFDDFAPDKRMNAKELRAKAFDTDDRTEIDQREGSSNLAGQSEVSFSNNRGNWLAIQRQLLQLERQQVHLMNMLQDFMGGSHDGMVTLENRVRGLERIVEDMSRDLSISSGRRGSNFTGFEGSSRPSSKYNGFNDYSTAKYGRGGDGRTPFSERFSQADGNALGMRGRGPSWRSDTSEGWDFPGYGASRNGQISTRRAFGGSSVDARSPKSVPEGDQGGSRRAWDKAALPIRLGEGPSARSVWQASKDEATLEAIRVAGEDNGTARATRVAIPEMTAEAMADDNVGQDRDAIWTSWSNAMHALQVGDIDSAFAEVLSTADDLLLVKLMDRTGPVIDQLSNEIACEIMPAIGQFLLDQNLHDICFSWIQQLLEIVFDNGPETFGIPMEVKKELLLNLHEASSADTAEEWEGMPPDQLLLQLASAWEIDLQQHDK; this is encoded by the exons ATGAGTTCCCAGACTCATACTCGAACCTCTAAACCCACAACAAAACCCTCTCAACAACAACACTCTTCATCAAAAACACCACAATCACACTCACACTCTTCTTCAACgccttcaacaacaacaacaaatgcTTCGTCTCTATCTACCCACCTTGCTATGGTGGAACTCAAGCAGAGGATCCTAACTTCCATTTCCAAGCTCTCGGACCGAGACACACACCAGATCGCAATCGAAGACCTCGAAAAGACCATTTTGACCCTCTCCCCTGAATCAATTCCAATGATACTCAACTCCCTATACGACGCCGCATCAGCTGACCCTAAACCCGCCGTCAAGAAAGACTCTCTCCGCCTCCTCACCTTTGTTTGCGCTTCCCATCCCGACGCCGCCGTCCCTCACCTTACGAAGATCCTCGCTGCCGTCGTTCGCCGCCTCAAGGACGCTGATTCCGGCATCCGTGAGGCGTGCCGTGAGGCAGTTGGAGCACTTGCCGCTCAGTATTTGAGAGGAGGAAGCAATGGCAATGGTAATGGTGGTGGTGATAATGGTGCTGGAGCTGGTTCGGTTGTGGCGTTGTTTGTGAGGCCGTTGTTTGAGGCGATGGGAGAGCAGAACAAGGGAGTTCAGGCTGGTGCCGCGGCTTGTTTGGCGAAGATGGTGGAATCCGCCGGCggcgatggtggtggtggtggggcgCTGGTGCCGGCGTTCCAGAAGATTTGTCCAAGGATCTGTAAGCTGCTTGGAAGCCCTAATTTCTTGGCGAAGGCTGCAATCTTGCCTGTTGTTTCCAGCTTGTCACAG GTTGGAGCAATTACACCACAAAGCTTGGAACACTTGCTTCCTAGCATTCATGACTGCCTTACCAGTACTGATTGGGCAACACGTAAAGCAGCGGCTGACGCATTAAGTTCCTTGGCTCTGCACTCTAGGGGTTTGGTTGCCGATGGAGCAGCATCTACGGTAGCAGTACTGGAGGATTGCCGGTTTGACAAG ATAAAACCTGTGAGAGACAGCATGACGGAGGCATTGCAATTGTGGAAAAATATTGCAGGGAAAGGAGATGGATCCCCTGATGATTCAAAGCCTGTATCTGGTG ATGGTGACAAATCTAGTGCATCTCCTTTACCAGAAACAAGTGCAAAATTAAATCTTGGGGACAGGAAGATTGATCCTTCAGCAAAGGAGTCGCCCGCAGGTACTTCAGATGTGGATTCCACTGGCAAAGCAAAAGCAGCTGGCATCTCAGAGAAAGCGGTTgtaatattaaaaaagaaagcacCTGCCTTAAGTGATAAAGAATTAAACCCAGAATTTTTCCAGAAACTTGAAAGAAGGGGTTCGGATGATTTGCCAGTGGAAGTAGTTCTTCCTCGGAGAGGTCTCAATTCTTCAAGCTCAAACAATGAGGAGGAATCTGGGGCTAATGCTAAAGATTCAAAAGAGAGAAACATCCCCAATCACATGTTAGACAGAGGCAATGATAGAAATTCCAAACAACATAGTTTTGATGATTTTGCACCTGATAAGAGGATGAATGCAAAAGAACTGAGGGCAAAAGCATTTGATACTGATGATAGAACTGAAATTGATCAAAGGGAGGGTTCTTCAAATCTTGCCGGTCAATCAGAAGTATCCTTCTCCAATAACAGGGGAAACTGGTTGGCCATCCAGAGGCAGCTACTGCAGCTAGAAAGGCAACAGGTTCATTTGATGAACATGCTGCAG GATTTCATGGGTGGATCTCATGATGGCATGGTGACACTAGAGAACAGAGTTCGAGGTCTAGAAAGAATTGTTGAAGACATGTCACGTGATTTATCGATATCATCTGGTCGTAGAGGTAGTAACTTCACAGGGTTTGAGGGGTCCAGTAGGCCTTCTAGCAAGTATAATGGTTTTAATGACTATTCCACTGCTAAATATGGAAGAGGTGGTGATGGACGTACTCCATTTAGCGAAAGATTTTCTCAAGCAGATGGAAATGCATTAGGTATGAGGGGAAGAGGGCCATCTTGGAGATCTGACACGTCTGAGGGATGGGATTTTCCTGGGTATGGTGCTTCCAGAAATGGGCAGATTTCCACACGGAGGGCTTTTGGTGGTAGTTCTGTTGATGCGAGATCACCAAAATCAGTTCCTGAAGGTGATCAAGGGGGCAGCAGGAGAGCTTGGGATAAAGCAGCACTGCCCATTCGGCTTGGAGAGGGGCCTTCTGCAAGAAGTGTCTGGCAAGCTTCCAAGGATGAAGCTACCTTGGAAGCGATTCGAGTTGCTGGGGAGGACAATGGAACAGCTCGAGCAACAAGAGTTGCAATCCCCGAAATGACTGCAGAAGCTATGGCTGATGACAATGTTGGACAAGATAGGGATGCCATCTGGACTTCTTGGAGCAATGCAATGCATGCCCTTCAAGTGGGTGATATTGATTCGGCCTTCGCAGAAGTGTTATCCACTGCAGATGATCTTTTGCTTGTAAAACTTATGGATAGAACGGGTCCTGTAATTGACCAACTTTCAAATGAGATTGCATGTGAGATTATGCCTGCCATCGGACAATTCTTGCTGGACCAGAACCTGCATGATATCTGTTTCTCTTGGATTCAACAG TTGTTGGAGATAGTGTTCGATAATGGTCCCGAAACCTTTGGGATTCCAATGGAAGTTAAGAAAGAGCTCTTACTGAATTTGCATGAAGCTTCCTCAGCTGACACAGCTGAGGAATGGGAAGGTATGCCACCAGATCAACTTCTATTGCAGTTGGCCTCGGCCTGGGAAATCGATCTGCAGCAGCATGACAAATAG
- the LOC112719764 gene encoding DNA polymerase I B, chloroplastic/mitochondrial — protein sequence MAMGLSTHRTPLIRPYCPSCFRVALSFFASQSHHNRRKNNILQISTSYRNSLKDSYCKKRGNFGSNKCNSMEYNHNFLHKIPVNISSRKFSTASTAGLASWNPRLSGISADSKICARSRKAWEEATNKIQESKMICNGLNRFHQSNSSYESNTLSSNDFEAVPKNLRCNIELQGRGGPASPSVLNNSNVFVDTEEFCTQSIVSSLDTAEAAVPIINGNHGLDTTAKAAANTTSTRQEYRTTKSKLKDKLCSIYEDILVVDNISLAEKVAKMLTVNYRHLIHACDTEVAKIDVKQETPVDHGEIICFSIYSGPEADFGGGKSCIWVDVLDGGGQEIFDKFAKFFKDPSIKKVWHNYSFDCHVIENYGFKVSGFYADTMHMARLWDSSRRWVGGYSLEALTGDKEVMSRTTLTCEKDLIGKVSMKTIFGQKKVKKDGSEGKIINIAPVEVLQRDERIPWICYSSLDARSTLKLYESLKNHLSDMPWKFDGVCVSNKTMYDFYKEYWQPFGELLVKMESEGVLVDQFHLQEIEKVAKAQQEAAVNRFRKWASRYCPDAKYMNVGSDVQLRILLFGGTVNRRNHDEMIPTERIFKIPNVDKVIEEGKKTPTKYRDIKLTSIGYPLRTEMYTSSGWPSVSGDALKVLAGKVSAEYDFDVFDDDCDLELDDDFRNSYQTEVKPVEIEKSAYGTALAAFPTMEEGREACHAIASLCEVCSIDSLISNFILPLQGRNILGKDHRIHCSININTETGRLSARRPSLQNQPALEKDRYKIRQAFIAAPGNSLIVADYGQLELRILAHLANCKSMLEAFEAGGDFHSRTAMNMYPYICDAVNEKQVLLEWHPQPGEDKPPVPLLKDAFASERRKAKMLNFSIAYGKTPIGLSKDWKVSVKEAKKTVDLWYNDRKEVLKWQEERKKEALESSCVYTLLGRCRRFPSVDQATNYQKGHIERAAINTPVQGSAADVAMCAMLQIWNNEQLKDLGWKLLLQVHDEVILEGPTESAEVAKAIVVECMSKPFNGKNILKVGLSVDAKCAQNWYAGK from the exons ATGGCTATGGGGCTCTCAACTCACAGAACCCCTTTGATAAGACCATATTGCCCTTCTTGCTTCCGTGTTGCTCTCTCCTTCTTTGCTTCTCAGTCACACCACAACAG GAGAAAAAACAATATTCTCCAAATCAGCACTTCATATAGGAACTCTCTGAAAGACTCATACTGTAAGAAGAGAGGGAATTTTGGGTCGAATAAATGTAACAGTATGGAGTATAACCATAATTTTCTACACAAGATTCCAGTTAATATTTCATCAAGGAAATTTTCAACTGCGTCAACGGCTGGTTTGGCTTCTTGGAATCCGAGATTGTCCGGAATTTCTGCTGATAGCAAAATATGTGCTCGTAGTAGAAAGGCGTGGGAAGAGGCAACAAATAAGATACAGGAAAGTAAAATGATATGCAATGGACTGAACAGGTTTCACCAGAGCAATTCTAGTTATGAATCTAATACATTATCTTCCAATGATTTTGAGGCTGTTCCGAAGAATTTGAGGTGCAATATTGAGCTACAGGGTCGCGGTGGACCTGCCTCGCCTTCTGTGTTGAACAATTCAAATGTTTTTGTAGACACTGAAGAATTTTGCACCCAGTCGATCGTATCTTCACTTGATACAGCTGAAGCGGCTGTTCCTATAATTAACGGCAATCATGGCTTGGATACAACTGCGAAGGCTGCAGCTAACACAACATCTACTAGACAGGAATATCGTACCACTAAATCGAAACTTAAAGACAAGCTTTGTAGTATCTACGAAGATATATTGGTTGTTGATAACATTTCTCTTGCAGAGAAAGTAGCAAAGATGCTTACAGTAAATTACAGGCATCTTATTCATGCTTGTGATACTGAG GTGGCCAAGATAGATGTCAAGCAAGAAACACCTGTAGATCATGGAGAGATAATATGCTTCAGTATATATTCAGGACCAGAAGCTGATTTTGGAGGTGGAAAATCCTGTATCTGGGTAGATGTTCTTGATGGTGGGGGCCAAGAGATTTTTGATAAATTTGCGAAGTTTTTTAAAGATCCGTCCATAAAAAAG GTCTGGCATAACTATAGCTTTGATTGTCATGTTATAGAGAACTACGGATTTAAGGTTTCTGGATTTTATGCTGACACAATGCACATGGCACGACTGTGGGATTCATCAAGACGTTGGGTCGGTGGTTATTCTCTTGAAGCACTTACAGGTGACAAAGAGGTCATGTCTAGGACTACGCTGACTtgtgaaaaggatttgattggtAAGGTGTCAATGAAAACTATATTTGGTcagaaaaaggtgaagaaagatGGTTCAGAGGGTAAAATCATTAATATTGCTCCCGTTGAAGTGCTTCAAAGAGATGAACGTATACCTTGGATATGTTACTCATCCTTGGATGCTAGAAGCACTCTAAAGCTTTATGAGAGTCTAAAGAATCATCTATCGGATATGCCTTGGAAATTCGATGGAGTATGTGTTTCAAATAAAACTATGTATGATTTCTATAAGGAATATTGGCAGCCATTCGGTGAGCTTCTAGTGAAAATGGAATCTGAGGGAGTGCTAGTTGATCAGTTTCATCTTCAAGAGATTGAAAAAGTGGCTAAAGCACAGCAAGAGGCCGCTGTTAATAGATTCCGAAAATGGGCATCTAGATATTGCCCTGATGCCAAGTATATGAATGTGGGGAGTGATGTACAGTTGCGGATACTGCTCTTTGGTGGCACGGTTAACAG GAGAAACCATGACGAGATGATCCCGACTGAGCGGATTTTCAAAATTCCCAATGTTGATAAAGTGattgaagaaggaaagaagactCCAACAAAATATCGTGATATTAAGTTGACTAGCATTGGCTATCCCCTGCGGACTGAGATGTACACGAGTAGTGGTTGGCCCTCAGTTAGTGGTGATGCTTTGAAGGTCTTGGCTGGCAAAGTTTCTGCGGAATATGACTTTGATGTCTTTGATGACGATTGTGACTTGGAACTTGATGATGATTTTCGAAATTCTTATCAAACTGAAGTTAAACCTGTAGAAATAGAAAAATCTGCTTACGGAACAGCCCTTGCTGCTTTTCCAACAATGGAAGAAGGGAGAGAAGCCTGCCATGCAATTGCTTCTTTATGTGAAGTCTGTTCAATTGATTCTCTGATTTCTAACTTCATCCTTCCCTTGCAG GGACGCAATATATTAGGAAAGGACCACCGTATTCATTGTTCCATAAATATCAATACCGAGACAGGACGCTTATCAGCAAGAAGGCCGAGTCTGCAG AATCAACCCGCTCTGGAAAAGGACCGTTACAAAATTCGTCAAGCATTCATAGCTGCTCCTGGGAATTCTCTCATAGTTGCTGATTACGGTCAG tTGGAACTTAGGATCCTTGCACATCTTGCTAACTGTAAGAGCATGTTGGAAGCCTTTGAAGCTGGCGGAGATTTCCATTCAAGAACTGCAATGAATATGTACCCGTATATTTGTGATGCAGTTAACGAGAAGCAAGTGCTTCTTGAGTGGCATCCTCAGCCTGGTGAAGACAAACCCCCAGTTCCACTCCTGAAG GATGCCTTTGCTTCTGAAAGAAGGAAAGCTAAAATGCTTAACTTCTCGATTGCATATGGAAAGACGCCAATCGGGCTTTCTAAGGATTGGAAG GTTTCTGTGAAAGAAGCGAAGAAAACAGTTGACCTTTGGTACAATGATCGAAAAGAGGTGCTGAAATGGCAAGAGGAACGTAAGAAAGAAGCTCTCGAGTCTAGTTGTGTTTACACATTGCTTGGGCGATGTCGTCGGTTCCCTTCGGTTGACCAAGCTACCAACTATCAGAAAGGTCACATCGAGCGAGCAGCTATTAATACTCCAGTGCAG GGTAGTGCAGCAGATGTTGCCATGTGTGCTATGTTACAAATTTGGAATAATGAACAGTTGAAGGACCTTGGATGGAAGTTACTTCTACAG GTTCATGATGAAGTCATATTGGAAGGGCCAACAGAGTCGGCTGAGGTTGCGAAAGCCATAGTGGTTGAATGCATGTCAAAGCCCTTTAATGGCAAGAATATTCTTAAAGTCGGCCTCTCTGTGGACGCCAAGTGTGCTCAAAACTGGTATGCCGGGAAATAG
- the LOC112719765 gene encoding probable serine/threonine-protein kinase PBL23 has protein sequence MFLEKYYGLTKSIKFISSAKNKSSKFEILLGSWYFFLIKIIFFLGTKKMSCFAWCNTSDPRIKRSLRRSIGDYHGGKTLAAFANMSFKTDSGKRKFIEEIARLGKGNITSKAFSFRELCAATQNFHPSNVIGEGGFGRVYKGYLKSTDQVVAVKQLDRNGFQGNREFFVEVLVLSLLKHPNLVNLVGYCAEGEQRILVYEYMVNGSLEDHLLDIDPDRTPLDWQTRIKIAEGAAKGLEYLHEIANPPVIYRDFKASNILLDENFNPKLSDFGLAKVGILGDEMAQVSTRVMGTYGYCAPEYASTGQLTIKSDVYSFGVVFLEMITGRRVIDNSRKTEEANLVLWAQPLLRDRRKFVQIADPLLENKYPIKGLYQALAIAAMCLQEEAETRPWISDVVTALSFLATKKVDGDASLNDNCTQGGDFSGDNNSNDDENGDDGDNNKNKIQDENGDKDEEKDINNNSDNDDNDNNDDVKRNKE, from the exons ATGTTTTTGGAGAAATATTATGGATTAACAAAATCCATCAAGTTTATTTCCTCTGCCAAGAACAAGTCCTCCAAGTTTGAAATTCTATTGGGAagttggtatttttttttaatcaaaataattttttttcttggtaCAAAAAAAATGAGTTGCTTTGCATGGTGTAATACATCAGACCCAAGGATTAAGAGGTCATTAAGGAGAAGCATTGGGGATTACCATGGAGGAAAAACTCTTGCAGCATTTGCCAACATGTCTTTTAAAACtg ATAGTGGCAAGAGAAAATTTATAGAGGAGATAGCAAGACTTGGAAAAGGGAATATTACCTCAAAAGCTTTTTCATTTAGAGAACTTTGTGCTGCAACTCAAAACTTTCACCCTTCcaatgtgattggtgaaggaggCTTTGGTAGGGTTTACAAAGGATACCTTAAAAGCACAGATCAA GTTGTTGCTGTGAAGCAACTTGACAGGAATGGATTTCAAGGGAATAGGGAATTTTTTGTTGAGGTTTTGGTTTTGAGTCTTTTGAAACACCCTAACCTTGTCAACTTGGTAGGTTATTGTGCTGAAGGTGAACAAAGGATTTTGGTGTATGAATACATGGTTAATGGTTCTTTAGAGGATCATTTACTTG ACATCGATCCAGACAGAACACCATTGGATTGGCAAACTAGAATAAAAATTGCAGAAGGTGCAGCGAAAGGACTCGAATACTTGCACGAAATAGCAAATCCTCCGGTAATATACCGTGATTTTAAAGCATCAAATATTCTTTTAGACGAAAATTTCAATCCAAAACTATCTGATTTTGGACTCGCCAAAGTTGGTATACTTGGTGATGAAATGGCACAAGTATCCACAAGGGTCATGGGAACCTATGGCTATTGCGCACCCGAGTATGCATCCACAGGACAATTGACTATAAAATCAGATGTTTATAGTTTTGGAGTTGTGTTCTTGGAAATGATCACAGGAAGAAGAGTCATTGATAATTCGCGAAAAACAGAGGAAGCAAACTTAGTCCTTTGG GCACAACCACTTCTAAGAGACAGAAGAAAATTTGTACAAATAGCAGATCCATTGCTAGAAAATAAATACCCCATAAAGGGTTTGTACCAAGCTCTAGCAATAGCAGCAATGTGTCTTCAAGAGGAAGCTGAAACAAGGCCATGGATCAGTGATGTGGTTACTGCTCTTTCCTTTTTAGCAACCAAGAAGGTGGATGGAGACGCTTCCTTAAATGACAATTGTACTCAAGGTGGCGATTTTAGTGGAGACAACAACTCGAATGACGATGAAAATGGCGACGATGgtgataataataagaataaaatccAAGACGAAAACGGAGACAAAGATGAAGAGaaagatattaataataatagtgaCAATGACGACAACGATAATAATGACGATgttaaaagaaacaaagaatag
- the LOC112719766 gene encoding mitochondrial carnitine/acylcarnitine carrier-like protein isoform X2 translates to MGDVAKDLTAGTVGGAAQLICGHPFDTIKVKLQSQPTPVPGQSPKYSGAIDAVKKTVAAEGPRGLYKGMGAPLATVAAFNAVLFTVRGQMEALVRTQPGAPLSVSQQFVCGAGAGVAVSFLACPTELVKCRLQAQSALAGTGTAAVAAVKYGGPMDVARQVLRSEGGMRGLFKGLIPTMGREIPGNAIMFGVYEAIKQMLAGGPDTSGLGRGSLILAGGVAGASFWFLVYPTDVVKSVIQVDDYKNPKFSGSFDAFRKIQASEGLKGLYKGFGPAMARSVPANAACFLAYEMTRSALG, encoded by the exons ATGGGAGACGTGGCGAAGGACCTCACGGCGGGGACGGTGGGAGGGGCGGCGCAGCTAATATGCGGCCACCCCTTCGACACCATCAAGGTAAAGCTGCAGAGCCAGCCTACGCCAGTACCCGGTCAGTCTCCAAAGTATTCAGGTGCAATTGATGCTGTGAAGAAGACAGTAGCAGCTGAAGGTCCAAGAGGCTTGTACAAAGGTATGGGGGCCCCACTTGCAACCGTTGCAGCCTTCAATGCCGTGCTGTTTACGGTTAGAGGACAGATGGAAGCATTGGTCAGGACCCAACCTGGTGCTCCCCTCTCAGTTAGCCAGCAGTTTGTTTGCGGCGCCGGCGCCGGCGTTGCTGTTTCCTTCCTTGCTTGCCCCACTGAACTTGTCAAATGCAG GCTGCAAGCACAAAGCGCACTTGCTGGGACCGGAACAGCGGCGGTGGCTGCCGTGAAGTACGGAGGACCAATGGACGTGGCGAGGCAAGTTCTAAGATCAGAAGGCGGCATGAGAGGGCTTTTCAAAGGTTTGATTCCGACCATGGGCCGCGAGATACCGGGAAACGCCATAATGTTTGGTGTCTATGAAGCAATCAAGCAAATGCTTGCAGGGGGCCCTGACACTTCCGGACTAGGCAGAGGATCTCTGATTCTAGCCGGCGGCGTGGCCGGAGCCTCCTTTTGGTTCTTGGTGTATCCAACCGACGTTGTTAAGAGTGTGATCCAAGTTGATGATTACAAGAACCCAAAGTTTTCTGGCTCCTTTGATGCTTTTAGAAAGATTCAAGCTTCCGAAGGTTTAAAAGGCCTTTATAAGGGTTTCGGCCCGGCCATGGCGCGAAGCGTTCCGGCCAACGCCGCCTGCTTCTTGGCATATGAGATGACAAGATCAGCTCTTGGATGA
- the LOC112719766 gene encoding mitochondrial carnitine/acylcarnitine carrier-like protein isoform X1 — protein MLLQMGDVAKDLTAGTVGGAAQLICGHPFDTIKVKLQSQPTPVPGQSPKYSGAIDAVKKTVAAEGPRGLYKGMGAPLATVAAFNAVLFTVRGQMEALVRTQPGAPLSVSQQFVCGAGAGVAVSFLACPTELVKCRLQAQSALAGTGTAAVAAVKYGGPMDVARQVLRSEGGMRGLFKGLIPTMGREIPGNAIMFGVYEAIKQMLAGGPDTSGLGRGSLILAGGVAGASFWFLVYPTDVVKSVIQVDDYKNPKFSGSFDAFRKIQASEGLKGLYKGFGPAMARSVPANAACFLAYEMTRSALG, from the exons ATGCTTTTGCAGATGGGAGACGTGGCGAAGGACCTCACGGCGGGGACGGTGGGAGGGGCGGCGCAGCTAATATGCGGCCACCCCTTCGACACCATCAAGGTAAAGCTGCAGAGCCAGCCTACGCCAGTACCCGGTCAGTCTCCAAAGTATTCAGGTGCAATTGATGCTGTGAAGAAGACAGTAGCAGCTGAAGGTCCAAGAGGCTTGTACAAAGGTATGGGGGCCCCACTTGCAACCGTTGCAGCCTTCAATGCCGTGCTGTTTACGGTTAGAGGACAGATGGAAGCATTGGTCAGGACCCAACCTGGTGCTCCCCTCTCAGTTAGCCAGCAGTTTGTTTGCGGCGCCGGCGCCGGCGTTGCTGTTTCCTTCCTTGCTTGCCCCACTGAACTTGTCAAATGCAG GCTGCAAGCACAAAGCGCACTTGCTGGGACCGGAACAGCGGCGGTGGCTGCCGTGAAGTACGGAGGACCAATGGACGTGGCGAGGCAAGTTCTAAGATCAGAAGGCGGCATGAGAGGGCTTTTCAAAGGTTTGATTCCGACCATGGGCCGCGAGATACCGGGAAACGCCATAATGTTTGGTGTCTATGAAGCAATCAAGCAAATGCTTGCAGGGGGCCCTGACACTTCCGGACTAGGCAGAGGATCTCTGATTCTAGCCGGCGGCGTGGCCGGAGCCTCCTTTTGGTTCTTGGTGTATCCAACCGACGTTGTTAAGAGTGTGATCCAAGTTGATGATTACAAGAACCCAAAGTTTTCTGGCTCCTTTGATGCTTTTAGAAAGATTCAAGCTTCCGAAGGTTTAAAAGGCCTTTATAAGGGTTTCGGCCCGGCCATGGCGCGAAGCGTTCCGGCCAACGCCGCCTGCTTCTTGGCATATGAGATGACAAGATCAGCTCTTGGATGA